The following DNA comes from Desulfobacterales bacterium.
AGCCATTAATATAATGAATGAAATTCATTGTGTTTAAAAACACCACCCTTCTATCTTGGAAATGAATAACAGTGATTTTGGTATCAAAGTTGACTGCTGACCAAAAGCAGTGCTAATGGCTTGACATGTAGTGATGTCAATTGAGAAGGCCATACTGTTTTAGGATAAAATTAGCTTAATGGGTTGTTAAAAAAATTGACCTAGGTCAAAATGAAACGATACAGGTTCTGTAGATCTGGTGTTATCGCCAAACCCAATTCATCTATATCAATAGAGGAACGCATCAATGGGGCAACTGAGAGAATTTCCGTTAAGATATCGACTGTTTCTAAAAACCTACCCCTGGCGGTGCAATGACCCGGTACCCTGGGCACCTTTGCAAAAACCGCTCAAGGATTGTCGCCTGGCTGTGGTATCCAGTTCGGGCTTTATCACGAATGGCCAAGCGCCTTTTGACGAATCGATTCGAGGGGGAGATTACAGTTTTCGTAAAATTCCTTCGGATATGAACGCCAACGAGTTAATCGACACCCATCGCAGCAAAATCTTTGACCATTCTGGATTACGGCAAGACCCAAACCTGGCCTTTCCCATTCGGCGCATGCAGGAATTGGTAATTAAGGGTCGCATCGGTTCATTGACGAGCCGATATTTATCGTTTATGGGTTCTATTACCGCGCCCGGACGGCTGGTCAAAAAAACCCTTCCGGCAGTCGTCAAACTGTTCAAAGACGATGGCGTGGATGTCGCGCTGTTGATTCCGGTCTGACCTATTTGCAACCAGACCGTGGGTCTGGTGGCCGGGGCACTGGAGCGTCAGGGTATCTCTACGGTGACCATTCAATTGTTGCGCCATGTGGCTGAAAAAGTGCTTCCACCGCGTGCTCTGTGTGTCCCCTTTCGTCATGGTTACCCGCTGGATGCGCCTGATGAACCGGCAAAGCAGCATGCAGTTATCGAAGCCGCCTTAAAAATGCTCGAAGACCCGCACCTGAAGCCGCCGGCCATCCAGGACTATGTGCCGCAATTAGACTAAAAGGAAAATACAAAACTCAAGGCAATTTATTGGAAATTATACAAGAAGGTTTCAGGTTTCGGGTGTCAGGTGTCAGCCCTTCTGTTCGTCCCTGAAACCTGACACCTGACACCAGAACCGCCAGAGGCGGAACTTTAGAGCCTTAAACCTTAATTCGACAAAGAAGAGGCGCATATGAAATTCAAAAAGATTGAGTTTGAAAACAACGATGGCCTGATTCTTTCAGCGAGGATCGATTTGCCGGTTGCCGGCAAACCAGCGGCATATGCTTTGTTTGCGCATTGCTTTACCTGTTCAAAAAATATCAAGGCCATTGCCCACATTACCCGGGCGCTGACGCGTGAAGGCATCGCGGTAATGCGATTTGATTTCACAGGTCTTGGTGAAAGCGAAGGTGACTTTGCGGACACCAATTTCTCCTCCAATGTTGGTGATTTGATTGTGGCCGCTGATTTTTTGGAATCCAACTATGAAGCGCCGAAAATATTGATCGGGCATTCATTTGGCGGAGCAGCGGTACTGCAAGCGGCTGCGCACATTTCTTCTGCAACTGCCGTGGTGACCATCGCCGCTCCGTCCGATCCCGGGCATGTGACCCACTCTCTTGGCAGCGCAACTCAAATCATTCAAAGCCGCGGTAAAGCGGAAGTCAGCTTAGCCGGCAGAACGTTTACGCTTAAAAAGCAGTTTTTGGAAGATCTGCAATTTGTCAATATGAAAGAAACGATCAAAAAGCTGGACAGGGCGCTGCTGGTGTTGCATTCTCCGGTGGATGATACCGTAGGGATCGACAATGCGGCCCAGATTTTTCAGACCGCCCGGCACCCTAAAAGTTTTGTTTCCCTCGATAAAGCCGACCACCTGCTAACCAGCCAGGCCGATTCTCTGTATGCCGGTGCGGTCATCGCGGCCTGGGCAAGTAAATACGTCAGCGATACGCACCCAGATCAACCCGCCGTTGATGACGCCCAGCATCAGGTAACCACCCGAATCGGCAAGACGGCTTATGTCACCGACATTATGGCAGCCGGTCACAGCCTGGTCGCCGATGAGCCCCAATCGATGGGCGGAAGCGATTTGGGCCCGACGCCTTACGATCTTTTAATGGCGGCCCTGGGCACGTGCAAAGCCATGACGTTGCGCATGTATGCCGACCGCAAGCAATGGCCGTTGGAAGATGCGACCTTTCAATTAAACCATAAAAAAATTGATGCCGCTGATTGCGAGACCTGCCAGACAAAAGAAGGTCAGGTGGACCAATTTGATTGTGAAATCGAGCTATCCGGAGAACTAGATGATCAGCAAAAACAGCGGCTACTTCAAATAGCCGATCGCTGCCCGGTTCACCGTACGTTGCATTCGGAGCTCATCGTTCGGTCGACGCTCAAAGAGGAATAAGGCTGCCACCTTATAAGGTTTCAGTGTTCAGGTGTCAGGACTACGAATTTGATGAGAACCATCAGATTCTGCATGGCGTCTTTTTTCTGACATCCGAAACCTGAAACCTGAACCGCCTCCGGCGGAACTTTTGAACGCTGACACCTGACACCTGACACCTTAAAATTATTGAGTGGTCGCATCAGGCATGTTGGATAAGGGAACTTATTATGTCCCCAAAAGATTTACCCATCATTCCACCAGAGCGTGCGGATGACCTGCATCATTTGGAGATTGCTTCACAGGCTGACTTGGTGCTTTATATGGCGGGCAACCAATTCATGGTCATGCCGGACATCATCACAGCATTCAAGGAACAGCATCCGGAAATAAAGAATATATTTTACGAAACCCTGCCACCGGGTCTGGAACTTAAGCAGATATTGGCCAGGGGCGCTCTTTGGCAGGGCAAGCCGTTTAACATCTACCCGGACGTCTACAGCTCTGTAAATCAAAAGGCCATGCAAATTCTGGCTGAACAGGGGCATATCCGGCCAGGGGACGAACTTCTGTATTTGCACAACCGCCTGACATTGATGGTGCCACGCGGGAATCCGGCAAATATTGTATCAGTGGAGGATCTGGCGAGAGATGATGTCCGCATCTCACAGCCGGACCCTGAGAATGAAGATATCGCTTACTATATCATCGACATGTACCGTCAGGCGGGCGGAAACGCCCTTGTCGAACGCATTATGGAAGAAAAGCGGGACGAAGGCACAACAATTTTGACCCGTGTCCACCATCGCGAAACACCGCTGCGAATTCGAAAAAGGACGGTGGATGTCGGACCGGTCTGGGTGACGGAAGCCAAGCAGGCCCGGGACACCGATCTGCCATTTGATGAAATTGAACCCGGTGCCCGTCTGGACCAAAGAGATAACATAAATTATTATATTTGCCGATTACAGAATACTCCCCATTCGCAAAATGCCCAAAAATTTATTGAATTTATTCTTTCGAAGACCGGGCAGAACATTTATAAAAAATTTGGATTCCTACTTCCTCCGCCTTAAATCAGCTAGTGGAAAAATCGCTGAGACCCGCTGCCGATTATCTGCGGCCCTCAAAATAAATTGGGATAAAAGCCGTTTCTGATGGATTCGCTCAAACTGCACATGTACAGATGGCCGGGGAGTACAAAAGCCCAGTGCTGCAAGGTGTTGCGGGTTGACAGGTGCAGCTTTCTTTATTAGTCTTCAGCAGTTTAGGCGCAACAGGTGTTGAGAGACGCTGTAAATTCTAATATCCCATTTGGTACCGCCAAACGATATGAATAAAACCGTGTCCAAAATGCTGGTCTGCGAAACGATCTTGCTGCTGATGGTGATGACGGGCTTTATCGATATGGCACTGGCCGAGCAACGTTTCATAGATCATGGCAACGGAACCATCACCGATCGCAAACTCGGGCTCATGTGGGCCAGAACCGATAATCAAAACGATATCTTCTGGGACCAGATAAAAAATTGGCTGACAGAAGAATTTCCAGATACAATCCCGCAGTTATACGACAACTGGCGTCTTCCAACCACCACCGAATTGCAGAGTCTTTTTGTCGAGGACCCTAAATATAAGGGATATCAAACGCTATGCGGTCATCCGGTTAAAATCGTTCCGCAAATCCAGCTCAGTTGTATCCTTGTCTGGACATCAGATATGGCCCTGGGCCTGCCGTTGGTGTTCGATTTCAACCTGGGAAGCGCATTTTCGGTCGGTCTGCATGAACAGAAAGGTTGCCGGGTGCTGCCGGTGCGCTCTTTGCGGCAGTGACTTATAGGATACGAAAAGCAGTCGTCTGAGACGAAATGGACCTATCCAGCGATAAGATAAAACCAGGGGTGGTTGCGGTGATCGGCATCCCATTTGATGCCCATTCGTCATTTAGGCATGGTGCTGCCCAAGCACCTGGCCAAATCCGTGCTGTTTTGACATCTGGTGCCAGTAATATGTGCTCGGAATCAGGCATCGATCTGGCGGACCGGTCTGATTTTGTCGATCTTGGTAATATGCGCGTCAACAGCGATCCGGATGCCATCGAGAGCATTGCAGCCAATATCAGCGAGCTCTTGAAACGACATATCCGTCTCATTTCCCTGGGAGGCGATCATTCAATTACCTATCCGATCATAAAATCCTATCATAAAAAGTTTGGCCGGCTTGAAATTGTTCAGCTGGATGCCCATCCCGACTTGTATGACAGTTATGACGGCAACCGCTTTTCCCATGCCTGTCCATTTGCGCGGATCATGGAAGAAAATCTCGCATCGCGCCTGGTCCAAATCGGTATCCGTTCGCTGAATCCGCATCAAAAACAACAGGCTGAACGTTTCGGAGTGGAAATGATCACGATACCACAATTGGAGACAGTCGCCCGGATTCAGTTGCAGGGTCCGTTGTATCTCTCAATCGATCTAGACGTTCTTGATCCGGCATTCGCCCCCGGCGTCGCCCATCATGAACCGGGCGGAATGACGACCCGCCAGTTGATTGAGTTGATTCAACAATTGCCAGCGCCAATCGTGGGTGCTGACATCGTCGAATTTAACCCCCAAAGAGACCTGTCAGAAATGACTGCCGCGGTGACAGTTAAAATCCTTAAAGAAGTTGCCGCCCGAATGCTCACATGACCCCAAACCATCGTTCAAGGTGACTTCGGAATGGATCCGACCCAAATTCAAGAACGGATATTCGGAAAAACTCAACAAACGGTGACCCGAACCGGTCTGGGCGGCGAGGGTGTTCTGCGGACCCGCCAACGGCATACCGAGGCGCATGCTGTCATACAGGCCGCCGTTGATCAGGGCATCACCTATTTTGATTCAGCACGTGTTTACGCGGACAGCGAAATATATTACGGCAGCTTATGGGGCAAACGCCCCGATATCCGGGCTGCTATTTTTCAGGCCAGCAAATCTGCCAGCCGTGATAAAAAAGGGGCTGAGGCCGATCTGAACCAATCATTGGAGCGCCTGCAGACAGACTATCTGGATTTGTGGCAAATTCATGATGTCCGCACAGAAGCGGATTTGGCAACGATCTCAGGAGCCGGTGGTGCGCTGGAAGCTTTTGTTGCAGCCAAGGCTGCCGGTAAGATCCGCGCGATTGGTGTCACCGGACATCACAATCCACACATTCTGACACAGGCGGTTCGACAATGGCCGGTTGACGCCGTCATGTTACCGGTCAATCCGGTCGAGGACATTCTGGGTGGTTTTCTAACAGAAACCTTGCCGGCAGCCAGAGAAAAAGGTATCGCCGCTATCGGCATGAAAGTCTTGGGCGCCTCCCATTTTCTGTTACCCCCGGCTCAGATCACAGCCGAAACGCTGATTCGTTACGCGCTTTCATGCGATATCGATGTCGCCATTGTGGGCTGCGCAACCCCTGCTGAAGTCAAAACATTGACCGATATGGGCCGCACAGCAGAGCCCTTTATAGAGGCAGAAAAAGAATCTGTTTTAAATGTGTTTAAACCAATTGCCAGGCAGATCGCTTACTATCGAGGCGTATTATGATGATTGATATAAGCAAAATAGATTATCCGCTGTTGGACCAACCGGCGGTGTCGAATAGGTTGTTTCACCCGCGCCCCGAATTCGGGCAGCCCGATTCAGCAAATGACGATACCCTCATGATGATACCGGTGGAAGCTGACATTTCTATAGGCGCTCGATTTCACCTGACCGAAAAATCCGGTGCAACCCTTTTGTTTTTTCACGGCAACGGAGAAATTGCGGCCGATTACGATGATTTTGGTCGGATCGTAAATCAGCTGGGATTCAACCTTCTAGCTGTTGACTACCGTGGCTACGGCCGCTCGAGCGGACGACCCACCGTAACCGCCATGATGCGTGATTGTCATGTGATTTTCGATTTTGTCTGCCAATGGCGCGCCCAAGAGCAATACAGTGGTCCTATCGTTTTGATGGGCCGATCGCTGGGCAGTGCTTCCGTACTCGAACTGGCATCTCATTACCCAGCCCGCGTTGATGGGTTAATTGTCGAAAGCGGCTTTGCCCATTCTGCCCCTCTGCTACAGCTTTTAGGCATCAATACGACCGACATCGGCTTCGAGGAGACGCTCGGATTTCAAAATACTGAAAAAATAGCTGATTTTCATAAACCCACTTTAATTATTCATGCTGAAAAAGATCACATCATCCCCTTTTCCGACGGGATTTTGCTTTTTGAAACCTGTTCGGCTGCTGATAAGACGCTGCTTAAAATTCCCCACGCCAACCATAACGACATCTTCATACATGGAATTCAGGATTACCTTGAGGCGATGGTAAAATTGCGCCAACGTCTAACCACCTCTGCAGCTTGATTGATTTGCCGATAGTATCAGGCCCAACCTGTTGATAATTTTATTAAATTTTGAAAATAGACCCGTTAGGCCTTCGTGTTTGGGCCACAATCCGCATTGTTCCCGCGTCGTTAGGTCAAAAAATACCGAACAGTCCGAATTTTCTTATTTTTCCTTAAGTTTATGCCCCAGTAAGACGATAATCATAAATAGCACCACATGGACAATTCCGAAGCAGGCATAAGCCAAAATTAAAACATTATAAATAATTTTAAGTCACTAAAAGGCTTTTGGTTGTTCATGGGAAGTTGGGGAACATCAAATGGGACTTACGCACATCAATGATCTAAAACCGGGTATGATTCTGGATGAGGAAGTCCGCGACATCAATGGGCGACTGCTGCTCAAAAAGGACAAAAAAATCCAGTCATCCCATTTTCGAATTTTTAAGATATGGGGCGTTACCGAGGTCAACATTCAGGGCAACAATGGCGACAAGAATCCTTTCGCTGACCCGGCAAGCCCGGAGCGAATTGAAAAAATTGAAGAAACTACAAAAAATCTATTTCGCCATGTCGATTTAGATCATCCGGCCATCAAAGAAATTTATCGAATTTCGCTTGAGTTCCGCAGTAAACACAATCTTTGTGGAGATGAAAATACGATCGATCTGACGGAAGTCGACAGCCAGCAAGGAAATAATGGAAGTAATTTTCTGCAAAAACTGAAAAACAAAAACATTACCTTGCCGGAAGTACCGTCAATTGTTTTCGAGTTAAACGAAGTGATTGCCAATCCCTTGTCATCGGCAGAAGATATCGCGCAAGTGGTTCAGCGCAGTCCCAGTTTAACTGCCCTGCTATTGAAAATTGTCAATTCGCCATTTTACGGGTTCCCATCCAAAATCGATAAAATTTCATTGGCGGTGACATTGATCGGTACACGGGAAATTTCCGGGTTGGCACTGGGCATCAGCCTGATTTCTTTGTTTAATAAAATTCCAAAAGAAATACTGAGCATGTACTCTTTTCTGAGGCATAGTTTGGCGTGCGGTATCATCTCACGAATTTTAGCAACCCACAAAAACATGCCTCAGACAGAACAATTGTTTGTCTCAGGGCTGCTGCATGATCTGGGGCGGTTGATTCTCTACAGCTTTTTTCCCACTGAATCTCGTAATGTACTCAGCCGAGCGCGATCTTCGGAAATGCTGCTGTATAAACAGGAATCAGATTATCTGGGCTGCAACCATACCCATCTGGTCAAGCATCTCCTGCAGCAATGGAAACTGCCCATGGTTCTGGAAAACAATGTTTATTTTCATCATAATCCCAGAGAAGCCCAACAACCACAGCCTGCCACCCTGGTCCATTTGGCGGATATTATAACCAACGGATTGGGCATTGGCACCAGCGGAGAGCGTTTTGTACCGCCCCTGGACCATGCCGCCTGGGAAAGCCTGGAGTTGTCACCGAGTTGCTTCGAGGTGGTTACCAAACAGGCCACCCATCAATATTTTGCTTTAGAATCTATGCTGGACATGTAACGCCAATATGAATCAAGATACCACCATACCAATGGATGCGGATAAACTTCTGGCCCGCATTGATTACCTTGAAGAAAACCGAAGGTTTATCCAAAATGCCCTTGAAATGGCCCTTTCACTGGGTGATTTCCAGGAAAATATTAACAAGGGCTATGGCCCTGATCATATCTTGAAGGAAGCCGACAAGCGAATCAGCCACCTGATCCCTTTTGAAGCCAATGCGCTTTATTTGGTGGATCAGGAAAGTTCAAATTTTAATTTGGCTGTATGCAATGACAACCAGCTGAAACCCTATATCCAAACAGAAGTTAATCATATGATCGAGCAGGGCTATTTTGCCTGGGCCATGCGGGAAAAACGGGGTGTATTGATATCCTCCAAAGATCATAGCCGAAAATTTGTGTTGCATGTTATCGCCACATATTCACGCATACGGGGGATGTATGTCGGGCTATTACCGGAAAAAAACAACAAAATTCCGGACACTTCTCTGACCTTGTTATCGATTATTTTGCTCAATACCGCCAATGCCCTCGAAAGCCTTGAATTTTATTCTTTGCTGCGCAATCAAAATGAAGTCCTTGAACAAATGGTTGAAGAGCGCACCCAGACGCTTGCCAAATACGAACGCCAGCTGCAGCAGGTGCTCAAGATTCAGGCCATCGGCACCCTAGCAGGCGGTATTGCACATGATTTTAACAACATCTTATTTCCCATTGTCGGATACACCGAGCTGACCATGGACGAAGTGACTGAGGACAGTGTGGCTCACAGCAACCTTGAAGAGATTCTTAAGGCTGCCAACCGCGCTAAAGAACTGGTCAAACAAATTTTAACCTTCAGCCGGCAAAGCGGACAGGAACGCAAACCCGTCGAAGTTCATCATGTTGTAAATGAAGCGCTCAAACTCTTGCGCGCATCGATTCCGGCATCTATAGAAATTGTGCATGATATCGATGAAAACTGCGCCCCGGTGATGGGGGATGCCACCCAGATCCATCAGGTAATCATGAATTTATGCACCAATGCCTATCAAGCGATGCAAGACAAAGGCGGTAAGCTGGAAATTAGCCTCAAAGAGATGTATGTCGGATACGAGCAAACGGTTCAAAAGATCGGTATGCAGCCCGGCAAACATGTGCAGCTGTTGGTAAAAGATGAAGGTTGCGGTATGGATGCTTCAGTACTCGATCGAATTTTTGAACCCTACTATACCACCAAAGAACAGGGCAAAGGCACTGGACTGGGTCTATCGGTGATTCATGGTATTGTTAAAAACCACCGCGGTGATATCACCGCCAGCAGCACGCCGGGAAAAGGGGCCGTTTTTACGGTTTTGCTGCCTGTGATCGAAGACGAGGATGTTCAAACCGAATATGAACCTGTCAATGGTGTGGAAAAAGGAACCGAACGCATCCTGTTGGTCGATGATGAAGAGCAAATTGTTTCCATGCAACGACAGATGCTTGAAAATATGGGCTACAAGGTCACCACTCGAACCAGCAGTGTTGAAGCGCTCAAGGAATTTAAGAAACAGCCTCAAATTTATGACCTGGTGATCACGGACATGACCATGCCGCACATGACCGGTGATGAGCTGGCCCAAAAATTATTGGACGTCAAACCCGGCATTCCGGTGATTTTGTGTACCGGTTTTAACGAAGACATCACCGAAGAAAAAGCACTGGAGATGGGTATTCAAAAATTTATCATGAAACCGGTCATCAAAAATGATTTGGCCACCACCATTCGCAGTGTCCTTGATCAACCCCCTCCCAACTGAAACGTCCGTCCTTCAAAGCAATAAAATGACGAAATGAAACGCATTTCTGCTCTAACCGAATGACGGTTGACACATGCTGCCCTCAGCCTCACCATAGAAGTTAGATTGACCTCGCATTTTTTTTCCTTTATGAATTGAGAAGAAATTATGTTGGTTATGCAGAAAGCTCAAGCGAGGCATATATAACCACGAAGGGCACGAAAGGATAAAAGTAAATTTATGTGATTTCCCTTTGTGATCTTCGTGTTCTTCGTGGTGAGAAAATACCAGACGTATCCAACTGGCGTTTTTCGGATAACTGCATAGATTATTTTTCAGTTTGTCATTCAGAAAGAGCAGGTTGCCTATGACGCGTCATTCGCATGAATTTGTGGAAACCTATGAAGGATTGGTGGGTTTTGGAGCTGATCGGGAAACAGACGAAAACACCGTCGTCTATTATCTTCAGAAATTTTCCGACGATCGGCTAATGAAGACCCTTGTGAAG
Coding sequences within:
- a CDS encoding cytoplasmic protein, producing the protein MTRHSHEFVETYEGLVGFGADRETDENTVVYYLQKFSDDRLMKTLVKRLSEDELSEIFNLMTRLLKTHLSEAEYHGLFLKEAS
- a CDS encoding glycine/sarcosine/betaine reductase selenoprotein B family protein, with the translated sequence MGQLREFPLRYRLFLKTYPWRCNDPVPWAPLQKPLKDCRLAVVSSSGFITNGQAPFDESIRGGDYSFRKIPSDMNANELIDTHRSKIFDHSGLRQDPNLAFPIRRMQELVIKGRIGSLTSRYLSFMGSITAPGRLVKKTLPAVVKLFKDDGVDVALLIPV
- a CDS encoding aldo/keto reductase; amino-acid sequence: MDPTQIQERIFGKTQQTVTRTGLGGEGVLRTRQRHTEAHAVIQAAVDQGITYFDSARVYADSEIYYGSLWGKRPDIRAAIFQASKSASRDKKGAEADLNQSLERLQTDYLDLWQIHDVRTEADLATISGAGGALEAFVAAKAAGKIRAIGVTGHHNPHILTQAVRQWPVDAVMLPVNPVEDILGGFLTETLPAAREKGIAAIGMKVLGASHFLLPPAQITAETLIRYALSCDIDVAIVGCATPAEVKTLTDMGRTAEPFIEAEKESVLNVFKPIARQIAYYRGVL
- a CDS encoding substrate-binding domain-containing protein, giving the protein MSPKDLPIIPPERADDLHHLEIASQADLVLYMAGNQFMVMPDIITAFKEQHPEIKNIFYETLPPGLELKQILARGALWQGKPFNIYPDVYSSVNQKAMQILAEQGHIRPGDELLYLHNRLTLMVPRGNPANIVSVEDLARDDVRISQPDPENEDIAYYIIDMYRQAGGNALVERIMEEKRDEGTTILTRVHHRETPLRIRKRTVDVGPVWVTEAKQARDTDLPFDEIEPGARLDQRDNINYYICRLQNTPHSQNAQKFIEFILSKTGQNIYKKFGFLLPPP
- a CDS encoding HDOD domain-containing protein, whose product is MGLTHINDLKPGMILDEEVRDINGRLLLKKDKKIQSSHFRIFKIWGVTEVNIQGNNGDKNPFADPASPERIEKIEETTKNLFRHVDLDHPAIKEIYRISLEFRSKHNLCGDENTIDLTEVDSQQGNNGSNFLQKLKNKNITLPEVPSIVFELNEVIANPLSSAEDIAQVVQRSPSLTALLLKIVNSPFYGFPSKIDKISLAVTLIGTREISGLALGISLISLFNKIPKEILSMYSFLRHSLACGIISRILATHKNMPQTEQLFVSGLLHDLGRLILYSFFPTESRNVLSRARSSEMLLYKQESDYLGCNHTHLVKHLLQQWKLPMVLENNVYFHHNPREAQQPQPATLVHLADIITNGLGIGTSGERFVPPLDHAAWESLELSPSCFEVVTKQATHQYFALESMLDM
- a CDS encoding alpha/beta fold hydrolase, with the protein product MKFKKIEFENNDGLILSARIDLPVAGKPAAYALFAHCFTCSKNIKAIAHITRALTREGIAVMRFDFTGLGESEGDFADTNFSSNVGDLIVAADFLESNYEAPKILIGHSFGGAAVLQAAAHISSATAVVTIAAPSDPGHVTHSLGSATQIIQSRGKAEVSLAGRTFTLKKQFLEDLQFVNMKETIKKLDRALLVLHSPVDDTVGIDNAAQIFQTARHPKSFVSLDKADHLLTSQADSLYAGAVIAAWASKYVSDTHPDQPAVDDAQHQVTTRIGKTAYVTDIMAAGHSLVADEPQSMGGSDLGPTPYDLLMAALGTCKAMTLRMYADRKQWPLEDATFQLNHKKIDAADCETCQTKEGQVDQFDCEIELSGELDDQQKQRLLQIADRCPVHRTLHSELIVRSTLKEE
- the speB gene encoding agmatinase, translating into MDLSSDKIKPGVVAVIGIPFDAHSSFRHGAAQAPGQIRAVLTSGASNMCSESGIDLADRSDFVDLGNMRVNSDPDAIESIAANISELLKRHIRLISLGGDHSITYPIIKSYHKKFGRLEIVQLDAHPDLYDSYDGNRFSHACPFARIMEENLASRLVQIGIRSLNPHQKQQAERFGVEMITIPQLETVARIQLQGPLYLSIDLDVLDPAFAPGVAHHEPGGMTTRQLIELIQQLPAPIVGADIVEFNPQRDLSEMTAAVTVKILKEVAARMLT
- a CDS encoding alpha/beta fold hydrolase, yielding MMIDISKIDYPLLDQPAVSNRLFHPRPEFGQPDSANDDTLMMIPVEADISIGARFHLTEKSGATLLFFHGNGEIAADYDDFGRIVNQLGFNLLAVDYRGYGRSSGRPTVTAMMRDCHVIFDFVCQWRAQEQYSGPIVLMGRSLGSASVLELASHYPARVDGLIVESGFAHSAPLLQLLGINTTDIGFEETLGFQNTEKIADFHKPTLIIHAEKDHIIPFSDGILLFETCSAADKTLLKIPHANHNDIFIHGIQDYLEAMVKLRQRLTTSAA
- a CDS encoding DUF1566 domain-containing protein — protein: MNKTVSKMLVCETILLLMVMTGFIDMALAEQRFIDHGNGTITDRKLGLMWARTDNQNDIFWDQIKNWLTEEFPDTIPQLYDNWRLPTTTELQSLFVEDPKYKGYQTLCGHPVKIVPQIQLSCILVWTSDMALGLPLVFDFNLGSAFSVGLHEQKGCRVLPVRSLRQ
- a CDS encoding response regulator, with the protein product MNQDTTIPMDADKLLARIDYLEENRRFIQNALEMALSLGDFQENINKGYGPDHILKEADKRISHLIPFEANALYLVDQESSNFNLAVCNDNQLKPYIQTEVNHMIEQGYFAWAMREKRGVLISSKDHSRKFVLHVIATYSRIRGMYVGLLPEKNNKIPDTSLTLLSIILLNTANALESLEFYSLLRNQNEVLEQMVEERTQTLAKYERQLQQVLKIQAIGTLAGGIAHDFNNILFPIVGYTELTMDEVTEDSVAHSNLEEILKAANRAKELVKQILTFSRQSGQERKPVEVHHVVNEALKLLRASIPASIEIVHDIDENCAPVMGDATQIHQVIMNLCTNAYQAMQDKGGKLEISLKEMYVGYEQTVQKIGMQPGKHVQLLVKDEGCGMDASVLDRIFEPYYTTKEQGKGTGLGLSVIHGIVKNHRGDITASSTPGKGAVFTVLLPVIEDEDVQTEYEPVNGVEKGTERILLVDDEEQIVSMQRQMLENMGYKVTTRTSSVEALKEFKKQPQIYDLVITDMTMPHMTGDELAQKLLDVKPGIPVILCTGFNEDITEEKALEMGIQKFIMKPVIKNDLATTIRSVLDQPPPN